GCACAGATGGGAAAAGTGAACCCCCTGAGGGACAGTTTTAttggcacagagagagaaatctttGTGAGGCAGTAGCTTTGCCAAATTTGAGCTCTAGGCTACAAGTAAAGAATGACAGCATGAATCTGTCAGCAACATCCACTTTTCTTACAGCCAGGTATGTTACCTGGCTCAAACTAAAGGGCTTCTATATACCACCTCAGCTCtttttgattctgattggttagatggtgtcagtgtttttttgttttttttttggcaaaagtGGCAGCTGCATGTCAATTTATCTGTGGATGGATGCAAAGTCGGATTCAAAGTACAGTGAATGAAAAATGATCAATGTAGCCAAATTGCTGgagtgtaagaggaataaaacactaggGCAAAAGCATGCCCTAGGGTAACAAGGTAGTAAATGTGCATTGGACTAAAAACCAATCACACCAAcctgctgttgattattttacttGATAAGTTTACTTACCTGCTtaactggttattattattagcaataTGTCTGGCCAAGATAAATCTTTGCCCATCATAGGGTTGCTTGAAATGTCACTCACATATGATGTACTTACGATCATGTTGTTAAATGCTGCCATCTGTTGTAAGGAGAGCACTATAACAACTGACAGAAGTCTAAGCTGGAGGATGTTTCAATGAGCAAAGGCTACACAGATGTCTGCAGAGCAATGCAACAAATAATTTTATTCAAACACTGATCTGATCATCCATCAACTGAGCAAATTGTACATTCCTACCTACTAACCATACCTagctgtggtgtagtgtgtaggttgTCATAGCTGTCCTGTTCAGAAGGTAGAATGGCAGTGTTCAAAATGATTCCCCAACCTCTGgcctcatcatcaacatcccCGGTGGTTCAACTCTCTGTCCTTTTGAATTGATTGCCAATTTTTCCAGAACTGGTGGCACTTCTTCCTGTTCTATGTGATTGAGTTAGGTCTCAAAAACTAAAGTGGTACATGAAGCCTATGTTGCATGATATGGTCTTTAGCACCAACAGAAAAACTCCACTACagctacaacaactacaacaagtACAGCTTCTTTTTTGCCACATTTGATTGCTGATTGAATTCTCTGACCACATTTGATTGCTGATTGAATTCTCTGACCACATTTGATTGCTGATTGAATTCTCTGACCACATTTGATTGCTGATTGAATTCTCTGACCACCGTTGATTGATGATTGAATTCTCTGACCACAATTGATTGCTGAATGTCTGAATGAGCAGCTAGCTAGTTGGGTGGAGGTGCTACACTTGGTATACAACTAATAGACAGTCAAATTGTACATTAATAGCTAACagttgactgaaaaaaaattcatagatttgataaaaaaaaattatttaatgaaataataataaaatttttttaaaaaatgataaaaacatgAGAAATGTGATATGACCCTTTGAAGGTCGCGCATTGACGAAATCAGGAGTGATCCATCAGAGCTGGAATCTATTCGTGGATCTTCCtaaacatgaacaaacacacaacactttaaCACCAGGGAATTGTTACCACTTTATCAAAAATCCATCTCCATCCGGCTAATATCTATACCGCGAAAATGTATATAGTATTAGGGTTACTCTACTAAATATTCTTAACAaaatttttattctaattttcACACTTGTCATTTTAAGCCtaaataaaatgagatcagACCAGACATATCTGGAGCCTGATCCACTAAAATGCATGTGTtatattacatcacatcacgtaTGTTAAATGTGTGCTCACAGTTGGAGTCGGTCAGGTCTTCCATGACATCACGTGCGCAGCGCCACAAGCCTAAGACTAGATCCTTTGCAGCGCTTTTGCTGGTTGTAAACCCCAAAAGCGTCCTCATCTTTTCCTGTTCGGTCCTCCGTGCTCGTACTATCGCTGCTTGTTCATTTCCTAATTTGAGGTGATCGACGATTTCAGTGACGTTTTTTATTTTGTCGATTAACTCAGCACAGTATTTCCTTAGAAACAGCTGATTTTCATCTGTAATTAAAACGGGGGTAAAAACACTGGTCAAACACCGACACAATGGAGCACAAGATTGGTATTTTTTGCGTTATTTGGTAGGGATTATAGTAGAGATACCTGTATCATTCTTGTTTCCAGTTTGAGAGTTGTCTATTTTATGGCTCTGTGctgcaaaacaataaaaaaaggtgAAATTTATAGGAAACACACTTTCAAGGACAAAACAATAGCAATTCTCATTCGCCTGAGACACAGCTAGAGGGTGGAGCTAAGTGGCATAATGCACAGCTAGAGGGTGGGGCTAGGAGGAATCACACACAGCTAGAGGGTGGAACTAAGTGGAATCATATGCAGCTAGAGGGTGGAGCTAAGAGGAAACACACATAGCTAGAGGGTGGAGCTAAGAGGAACCACACATAGCTAGAGGGTGGACCTAAGTGGAATCATATGCAGCTAGAGGGTGGAGCTAAGAGGAACCACACATAGCTAGAGGGTGGAGCTAAGAGGAACCACACATAGCTAGAGGGTGGACCTAAGTGGAATCATATGCAGCTAGAGGGTGGAACTAAGTGGAATCATATGCAGCTAGAGGATGGAGCTAAGAGGAACCACGCACAGCTAGAGGGTGGACCCAAGTGGAATCATATGCAGCTAGGGTCTGGAGCTAGAAGTAATCTCAAACAGTCAGAGAGTGGAGCTAGATGTAATCACACACAGGTAGATGGTGGAGCTAAGAGAAATTAATCACAGCTAGAGGGTGGGGCTAAGTGGAATCATACACATCTGAAGGGTGGAGCTAAGTGGAATCATACACAACTAGAGGGTGGAGCAAAGTGAAATCATATACAGCTAGAGGAAAGAGCTaggtgaaataataataataataataaaaaaaaaacagagggtATGGCTAAGTGAAATCAAACACAGCTCGAGGGTGGAGCTAGGACGAATCACACACAGCTAGATGGTGGAGCTAAGcggaatcacacacacatagggtGGAGCTAAGTGCAATTACACAAGGATAGAGGGTGGAGCTAAGTGTAATCACACAGATGGAGGATGGAGCTAGGATGACTCACACACAGCTAGATGGTGGAGCTTAGTGGAATCAAACACAGCTAGAGGGTGGAGCTAAGAGGAATGACACACAGCTAGATGGTGGAGCTTAgtggaatcacacacacatagggtGGAGCTAAGTGCAATTACACAAGGATAGAGGGTGGAGCTAAGTGTAATCACACAGATGGAGGATGGAGCTAGGACGAATCACACACAGCTAGATGGTGGAGCTTAgtggaatcacacacacatagggtGGAGCTAAGTGCAATTACACAAGGATAGAGGGTGGAGCTAAGTGTAATCACACAGATGGAGGATGGAGCTAGGATGAATCACACAGCTAGATGGTGGAGCTTAGTGGAATCAAACACAGCTAGAGGATGGAGCTAAGAGgaatgacacacagctataggGTGGATCTAGGAGGAATCACAGAAATAGAGGGTGGAGCTAagtgtaatcacacacacagagggtggAGCTAAGTGGAATTACACACAGCTAAATGGTGGAGCTAAGTGTAATCACACAAATAGAGGGTGAAGCAAAGTGTAATCACACAGCTGGAGGGTGGGGGCCACAAACAGCTGGAGGGTGGAGCGAAGTATATAGTACATATACCTTTAGAGAGTGGAACTAGGTGAaatcacacacagctgtagGGTGGGGATAGGAGCAATCATACACAGTTAGAGGGAGGGGCTTGGTGGAATCATACGCAACaagaaaatgtattttcttaAATAGTAGCTGTAATATTTACCAGACACTGCAGCATCGTTGGTCACTCTTTGGTTGATCACTTCATCGTTATTAAATCTATTCACTAGGATAGCTAAGGGTTGGTAGTAATCACTCTTTCCAGATGTTTGTACTGTGATGTTACCTGTTATTACAGAACGCAATATTGCAATTTATACTGAACGATAATATCAGGGGGATATTTTATTACAAGTTGTTAGATGTAAGTTTCTGTAAGACATGCTGTTGAATATGCAGTACTGCAGTACACTTAGATACGTTTACTTAAATAACTAATTGTACTTTTATGAAAGACTTAAGAACTGACCCATGGAAACAGGAGCATGCACAATGGGCTGAACCGGAGCTGTAGCAGGAATATTATGTTGATGAAGAAAGACAGTTTATTAATTATGTCCAGTAATACTGCTTGGGTGACTCCTTATCCTTATACCCTAAGGTCAACTTTTGAGTATTTATATACTAACACATGTAACGCCTGTATATACATTATCATAGTACAAGCCATGGAAATATATACAAATCTTGTAACAACATTTTGTCTCGTCTCCACAAAGCATCATCATACAGAAATTCACCCATGGGCTAAAGAACAGTAAAGAACTCGATTGTTCTGACAGAATGGCCAGAGGAGATGTAATTGAAAAATATTTACTTCTAATGTGACATTCAATTGCTAAATGATCtcaatttaacaaaaaataatttgtttgtaCACCCGTTCGGGTCATTTTGCCGATCCCTGAACACTAGCTAACTTTCTCATCACGCGTCAGACACCAACAGGCGATGGTCAAGACTAGCATTTGTTGCGTCGGGGACCAAATGTATCCCATTTAACACGTTTAATACACCTTATTACTGTGCACTGTCATGGTAAAACATTTCAAGATGGTTAAACTTCGAAACAAAAATTCACTCACTGCCTTAAAAACTTTATGTTTCACCTCATAAATAGTCAAGCAATGGATTACCATGTACTAGACTACGTGGCTTCTGACCTCAGATCATTACCACATGAATACtctacatggccaaaagtttgtggacatctgaccatcaaaCACCTTTGTGCTTTTTAACATCCTGTTCCAGATTTATTGCCCATTTTGCTCTTATAATACCCACTACTACTCCAGGAAGGATTTCAACTAgatttggagcatggctgtggggatttgtgatcattcagccatTAATGAGGTTAGGCACCGATATCactgaggaggtctggggtgcgaCTGGCATTCTAGTCAATCTCAAAGATGTTCAGTAGGATTGAGGTCAAGGCTCTGTGAGGGACGCTCATGTTCTTCCACCTTAGAAAATGATGTCCTCACTTAGTCATGATGGAACATATTTGTGACACTTAGTTGAAGTGAAGGAAATTTGTAATATTGCAGGATAGGaaaacattctatacaattgtgtgcttccaaatttgtCACAACAATTTGAAGAAGGACCGCATAAGGATGTGCTGATGaggtgtccacaaacgtttGGCCATGTATTGTAGATttaaagtaacacacacacaaaccagagcAATACCTAGAACCAGGACTAGACTTTTTCTGGACTTGCATCTCAACACACGCTATCTCTACCAGAGATACACAACATACTGCACAATTCCTGCACTACATCTGCACACATCTGGATTTTACTCACAGCAGTCATACTGTTCTACCGCCTGCATTCATATATGCATTTCATATTCTTCCCTTTTCCACTTGTATGGTCAATTTTGTATTATAAATTTCTATATCATCTGATTtgaaattctatacttttatatttattctattattttatatttgtatatttttattcatattgatCCTATACACTTTACCTGGTTGCCGATAATTAGAAAACATTGACATATCCTCAGATGCTAGAGATGTCCTCTTTCTTTTTGCTGGATTCTGACCTTGTGctggacaaaaatgaaaataaaacatgccAACATCAAATTTCTGGTTCATAAATTAATTCAGGGGAATACATTTCTATATGAAATTTTGTCAACACCCTGAAATACCTAGATTAggattttttctcttcttcGATTTCACTGATCCTTTCACTGCATAAATAAAGAATTCAAGTATtaaaacacactaataacaaaTACAGTATATCTGATCGTATTTCACAGCATTCAGCAAGAGACTAAAACAGACCAAAACATTACATCTATATGGCTGCATTTATGTTCATTTATCTGGCAGATATCGATTATTATCATCAGtttggggcggtggtagctcaagtgtttaaggctctgggtcgttgacctaaagattggggttcaagccccagcactgccaagctgccaccgttgggcccttgagcaaggcccctaacacACCCTGCTCCTgtggcactgcatcatggctgaccctgtgctctgaccccaaactacaaggatgggatatgcgaagaaagaatttcactgtgcagtaatatacactaccagtcaaaagtttggacacacctaattccatggtctttcctgatgtttatttctttctacattgtaaaacaatgctgaaggcggccgaaatccacaataatgtcctctgaacagttgatattgagatatgtctgctactgatgctctgtaaagccttcataacgcctctaatctgaggtgctgttaattggtgatttctgaggctggtcactctaaatgaacttctcctctgcagcagaggtcagttttggtcttgctttactgggatggtcttcatgtgagccagtttcatcatggtgcttgatgggttttgcaaatgcacttgacaatactgttcttgcaggaactattccagaacacctgaccttcgtgtcttaaaataacaactgagtgttttttgttgtcgttacatatggattacttaagtccatgtgtgttatttcatagttttgaatctccagtattgttctagaatgtagaaaataaatccctaaacaaaaaacattgaattaaaagggtgtgtccaaacttttgactggtagtgtatatgtgacaaataaagacaacttaagtAGGGACTTGAACTCATAAACCTTTtgacccagaaccttaac
This DNA window, taken from Hemibagrus wyckioides isolate EC202008001 linkage group LG06, SWU_Hwy_1.0, whole genome shotgun sequence, encodes the following:
- the LOC131354646 gene encoding uncharacterized protein LOC131354646 isoform X5 codes for the protein MPPKKTGKARAKTASKKKAKANTVGAKKPVKVKTKKNPAKGNKPAPPKKETNPNPGIKTPKKKPKADAGKKPAHPKKDMNPSPGITSPNMKPKAEAGKKPITKKQNTDPVKGSVKSKKRKNPNLAQGQNPAKRKRTSLASEDMSMFSNYRQPAPVQPIVHAPVSMGNITVQTSGKSDYYQPLAILVNRFNNDEVINQRVTNDAAVSAQSHKIDNSQTGNKNDTDENQLFLRKYCAELIDKIKNVTEIVDHLKLGNEQAAIVRARRTEQEKMRTLLGFTTSKSAAKDLVLGLWRCARDVMEDLTDSN
- the LOC131354646 gene encoding uncharacterized protein LOC131354646 isoform X3, which encodes MPPKKTGKARAKTASKKKAKANTVGAKKPVKVKTKKNPGKIPAGPKKEKNPKPAAKGNKPAPPKKETNPNPGIKTPKKKPKADAGKKPAHPKKDMNPSPGITSPNMKPKAEAGKKPITKKQNTDPVKGSVKSKKRKNPNLAQGQNPAKRKRTSLASEDMSMFSNYRQPGNITVQTSGKSDYYQPLAILVNRFNNDEVINQRVTNDAAVSAQSHKIDNSQTGNKNDTDENQLFLRKYCAELIDKIKNVTEIVDHLKLGNEQAAIVRARRTEQEKMRTLLGFTTSKSAAKDLVLGLWRCARDVMEDLTDSN
- the LOC131354646 gene encoding uncharacterized protein LOC131354646 isoform X4, whose amino-acid sequence is MPPKKTGKARAKTASKKKAKANTVGAKKPVKVKTKKNPAAKGNKPAPPKKETNPNPGIKTPKKKPKADAGKKPAHPKKDMNPSPGITSPNMKPKAEAGKKPITKKQNTDPVKGSVKSKKRKNPNLAQGQNPAKRKRTSLASEDMSMFSNYRQPAPVQPIVHAPVSMGNITVQTSGKSDYYQPLAILVNRFNNDEVINQRVTNDAAVSAQSHKIDNSQTGNKNDTDENQLFLRKYCAELIDKIKNVTEIVDHLKLGNEQAAIVRARRTEQEKMRTLLGFTTSKSAAKDLVLGLWRCARDVMEDLTDSN
- the LOC131354646 gene encoding neurofilament heavy polypeptide-like isoform X1 — translated: MPPKKTGKARAKTASKKKAKANTVGAKKPVKVKTKKNPGKIPAGPKKEKNPKPAAKGNKPAPPKKETNPNPGIKTPKKKPKADAGKKPAHPKKDMNPSPGITSPNMKPKAEAGKKPITKKQNTDPVKGSVKSKKRKNPNLAQGQNPAKRKRTSLASEDMSMFSNYRQPAPVQPIVHAPVSMGNITVQTSGKSDYYQPLAILVNRFNNDEVINQRVTNDAAVSAQSHKIDNSQTGNKNDTDENQLFLRKYCAELIDKIKNVTEIVDHLKLGNEQAAIVRARRTEQEKMRTLLGFTTSKSAAKDLVLGLWRCARDVMEDLTDSN
- the LOC131354646 gene encoding uncharacterized protein LOC131354646 isoform X2, with protein sequence MPPKKTGKARAKTASKKKAKANTVGAKKPVKVKTKKNPGKIPAGPKKEKNPKPAKGNKPAPPKKETNPNPGIKTPKKKPKADAGKKPAHPKKDMNPSPGITSPNMKPKAEAGKKPITKKQNTDPVKGSVKSKKRKNPNLAQGQNPAKRKRTSLASEDMSMFSNYRQPAPVQPIVHAPVSMGNITVQTSGKSDYYQPLAILVNRFNNDEVINQRVTNDAAVSAQSHKIDNSQTGNKNDTDENQLFLRKYCAELIDKIKNVTEIVDHLKLGNEQAAIVRARRTEQEKMRTLLGFTTSKSAAKDLVLGLWRCARDVMEDLTDSN